From Desulforhopalus sp., one genomic window encodes:
- the rsmI gene encoding 16S rRNA (cytidine(1402)-2'-O)-methyltransferase, with the protein MTETRTVHGTLYIVPTPIGNLEDITLRALRILKEVDVIAAEDTRHTRNLLNHFGIATPLISYYREKEAERSEEILLRLQEGKNVALVSDAGTPAISDPGAVVVRRAHDLGLTVVPLPGASALTTALSGSGITSTGFLFLGFLPAKSGQRRKALSAVAACEYPVVFYESPHRIDDFLADALEILGERQAFWARELTKSFEDLQSGTLADLLAKSKEGRNRGEFVVIICPGGKEEVQGQTVEELILWYRDNSELSLKDASRKLSSDLGLPRSQVYQLALDLWKR; encoded by the coding sequence ATGACCGAAACTAGGACCGTCCACGGGACCTTGTATATCGTCCCCACCCCCATCGGCAACCTTGAAGATATCACCCTGCGCGCTCTGCGGATTCTCAAGGAAGTCGATGTCATCGCCGCCGAGGACACCCGCCACACCCGCAATCTCCTCAACCACTTCGGCATCGCGACGCCGCTGATCAGCTATTACCGGGAAAAGGAGGCGGAGCGTAGTGAGGAGATTTTGCTTCGTCTGCAGGAGGGGAAAAATGTCGCCCTGGTCAGCGATGCCGGGACCCCGGCCATCTCCGACCCGGGCGCGGTTGTCGTCCGCCGGGCCCATGACCTTGGCCTGACCGTCGTGCCGCTGCCGGGGGCCTCGGCGCTGACTACCGCCCTTTCCGGCTCGGGGATCACCTCCACCGGCTTTCTCTTTCTCGGCTTTCTTCCGGCCAAATCGGGACAGCGCCGCAAGGCATTGTCGGCCGTTGCCGCCTGCGAATATCCGGTGGTGTTTTACGAGTCGCCGCACCGTATCGATGACTTCCTGGCCGACGCTCTGGAGATTCTCGGTGAACGGCAGGCCTTTTGGGCGCGGGAACTGACCAAGAGTTTTGAGGATCTGCAATCGGGGACTCTTGCCGACCTCCTGGCCAAGAGCAAGGAAGGCCGCAATCGCGGCGAGTTCGTCGTCATTATCTGCCCCGGCGGAAAAGAAGAGGTACAGGGGCAGACCGTCGAAGAACTGATCCTGTGGTACCGCGACAACTCCGAACTGTCCTTAAAAGACGCCAGCCGCAAGCTGTCTTCCGATCTTGGACTGCCGCGGTCGCAGGTCTACCAGCTGGCCCTGGACCTGTGGAAGCGTTGA
- a CDS encoding purine-nucleoside phosphorylase, producing the protein MMTADSQELFEKITKSVEYITARTTIRPTIGIILGTGLGRLAESIVVDAELPYGEIPHFVTATVEHHAGKLLLGKLGGAEVVCMSGRFHLYEGHSLAEVTFPVRVMKALGCTKLFISNVAGGLNEYYRRGDIMIIDDHINLLGQNPLVGPNDPRLGERWPDMFEPYSRDLQKKAIAIAQKLNLPIRKKGIYACLCGPCLETRAEYRMLRTLGADAVGMSTVPEAIVAVHAGLQVFACSIITDLCTPETLRPVDIAEIIATAGEAEPKLVQLFTEMASC; encoded by the coding sequence ATGATGACAGCAGATAGCCAGGAACTTTTCGAAAAAATCACTAAAAGCGTTGAATACATCACCGCCAGAACGACCATCCGCCCGACCATTGGCATTATCCTCGGTACAGGCCTCGGACGGCTGGCGGAGTCCATTGTTGTCGATGCGGAACTACCCTACGGCGAGATCCCCCATTTCGTTACCGCTACGGTTGAGCACCATGCCGGTAAATTGCTCCTCGGCAAGTTGGGAGGGGCGGAGGTGGTCTGCATGTCCGGGCGGTTTCATCTCTACGAAGGCCATTCCCTGGCCGAAGTGACCTTTCCGGTGCGGGTCATGAAGGCCCTCGGCTGCACCAAGCTGTTTATCTCCAATGTCGCGGGAGGGCTGAATGAGTATTACCGGCGCGGCGATATCATGATCATCGACGACCATATCAACCTTCTTGGGCAGAATCCCCTGGTCGGGCCGAATGACCCGCGCCTTGGCGAGCGCTGGCCGGACATGTTCGAACCGTACAGCCGCGACTTGCAGAAAAAGGCGATCGCCATCGCCCAGAAGCTCAATTTGCCGATCCGCAAAAAAGGCATCTATGCCTGTCTCTGCGGGCCCTGTCTGGAAACCAGGGCGGAGTACCGGATGCTGCGGACTTTAGGCGCCGATGCGGTCGGTATGTCCACTGTTCCGGAGGCGATTGTCGCCGTCCACGCCGGGCTGCAGGTCTTTGCCTGTTCGATCATCACCGATCTCTGCACCCCGGAGACCCTGCGCCCGGTGGATATCGCCGAGATCATCGCCACCGCCGGCGAGGCCGAGCCCAAGCTCGTCCAGCTCTTTACCGAGATGGCCAGCTGCTGA
- a CDS encoding ATP-binding protein — protein MIERVPIPKILHRLRLRTKITLGVTFMLVFCGIGIGLILSNMSSSALIEEGKKRGMALTSGLALRLAEPILAMDFLQMKNFIDNVHSQYDDVIYVFLTDASGNILAHTFNGGFPTDLLGVNLDSRGAQPLLLATEERLIYDFNARVVLGDSNLGSVRLGLSRSDIDIQIRSQRLTSLVATLGVVGLGVVLALWFARTVTSRLIRLRESVEEIVRGNLDAHATLAGDKNFFDDELQDLAEAFDTMAMTVKNHIGELIEREKTIVRQQGLLKTIMSVTPDFITLQDRNLVYTFAGKAFCDDLDLPEAAVVGKTDYHIFPEQIAAINTEEGREILASGRTLAKEICLRRSDEKRWFHVIKIPVYDQDGSIIGVLSTARDISMLKKIQEQLVQSQKMEDLGRLAGGVAHEINTPLGIILGYSQILVEDIKDKELLEGMKIIEKQSQVCRKIVADLLGFARKSRSVSEAVDIVESIRTVANLVEHTFAMNDIQVVIDTDNTLPPLTGDDEKLKQVWLNLLNNAADAIDAGGIITVRARLGAEGKTIVVCVADTGKGVENAHITKVFDPFFTTKEVGKGTGLGLSVSFGIIKEHGGTIAVFSPCPAEYQPADFSRLEHCGPGTVFIVELPVPLFN, from the coding sequence TTGATTGAACGCGTGCCCATACCAAAGATTCTCCATCGCCTGCGCCTCAGGACGAAAATCACTTTGGGCGTCACCTTCATGCTGGTATTCTGCGGCATCGGCATTGGCCTGATCCTCTCCAACATGTCTTCCTCTGCCCTCATCGAGGAGGGGAAAAAGCGCGGCATGGCCTTGACCTCGGGGCTTGCCCTGCGCCTGGCCGAACCGATCCTGGCCATGGATTTCCTGCAGATGAAGAACTTCATCGACAATGTCCATAGCCAGTATGACGACGTTATCTATGTTTTTCTGACCGACGCCAGCGGTAACATCCTCGCCCATACCTTTAACGGCGGCTTTCCCACCGATCTGCTTGGCGTAAATCTCGACAGCCGTGGTGCACAACCCTTACTCCTCGCCACCGAGGAAAGACTGATCTATGATTTCAACGCCCGGGTCGTCCTCGGCGACAGCAATCTGGGCTCGGTGCGGTTGGGGCTGTCGCGGAGCGATATCGACATCCAGATTCGCAGCCAGCGGCTGACCAGTCTGGTGGCGACGCTTGGCGTCGTTGGCCTCGGGGTGGTCCTGGCCCTGTGGTTTGCCCGTACAGTTACCTCAAGGCTTATCCGCCTGCGGGAGTCGGTGGAGGAGATTGTCCGGGGGAATCTCGATGCCCATGCGACACTAGCCGGCGATAAAAACTTCTTTGATGATGAGCTCCAGGACCTAGCCGAGGCCTTTGACACCATGGCGATGACCGTTAAAAACCATATCGGCGAGCTCATCGAGCGGGAAAAAACCATCGTCAGGCAGCAGGGATTGCTCAAGACCATCATGAGCGTCACCCCCGATTTTATCACCCTGCAGGACAGAAATCTGGTCTATACTTTTGCCGGCAAGGCCTTTTGTGATGATCTTGATCTGCCGGAGGCGGCGGTGGTCGGCAAAACCGATTACCACATCTTTCCCGAACAGATTGCGGCGATCAATACCGAAGAGGGCAGGGAAATCCTTGCCTCGGGACGTACCCTCGCCAAGGAAATCTGCCTCAGGCGGTCTGATGAGAAGAGGTGGTTTCATGTTATTAAGATCCCGGTGTACGACCAGGACGGCAGCATCATAGGGGTTCTCTCCACTGCCAGGGATATCTCCATGTTGAAGAAAATCCAGGAGCAGCTGGTCCAGTCCCAGAAGATGGAGGATCTCGGGCGCCTGGCCGGGGGGGTGGCCCATGAAATCAATACCCCGCTTGGCATAATTCTTGGGTACAGCCAGATTCTCGTGGAGGATATAAAGGACAAAGAACTCCTCGAAGGCATGAAAATCATCGAAAAACAAAGTCAGGTTTGTCGTAAGATTGTCGCCGATTTGCTGGGCTTTGCCAGAAAATCCAGGTCGGTCAGCGAAGCGGTGGATATTGTCGAATCCATCCGTACCGTTGCCAATCTGGTTGAACACACCTTTGCCATGAATGACATACAGGTGGTCATCGACACGGACAATACTCTTCCGCCACTGACCGGTGACGACGAAAAGCTCAAACAGGTCTGGCTGAACCTCCTCAATAATGCCGCCGATGCCATCGACGCGGGTGGCATTATCACCGTCCGGGCGAGGCTGGGCGCGGAAGGGAAAACGATTGTGGTATGCGTCGCCGATACCGGCAAAGGTGTGGAGAACGCCCATATCACCAAGGTGTTTGATCCTTTCTTCACCACCAAGGAGGTTGGTAAGGGCACGGGCTTGGGGCTGTCCGTGTCCTTTGGTATCATCAAGGAGCACGGCGGGACCATTGCCGTGTTCAGCCCGTGCCCGGCGGAATACCAGCCGGCGGATTTTTCCCGGCTGGAGCACTGCGGGCCAGGGACGGTATTTATCGTCGAGCTACCAGTGCCATTATTCAATTGA
- a CDS encoding LUD domain-containing protein has product MQNAKDLKEYRKDMQEALDNTFLRKTLDTFAVAYRAGRARAFAEFDVNQLVADVACAKDSVLPRLNELYLEFKKNAENAGVKVHFAKDADEANALIAKIAADTGSKKIVKSKSMTAEETLLNHALEDHGLEVIETDLGEWIIQLRHEGPSHMVMPAIHLSRFQVGDLFSDVTGAKQEPDIEKLVKVARRELRGKFVEADMGITGANFAIAETGTIGLVTNEGNARLVTTLPRVHVALMGIDKLVPSLSDALKILKVLPRNATGQNITSYVTWITGANECGSAADKKKEIHFVVLDNGRLEMAKDPLFSQVFRCVRCGACANVCPVYRMVGGHKMGHIYIGAIGLILTYFFHGADKAKNLVQNCINCEACKDICAGGIDLPRLIKQVHVRIQDSEGHPLPSLLLGMVMKNRKLFHTLLRTAKWAQKPVAGDDGFMRHLPMMFFKEHDFKALPTVAEKAFRDRWPDLPHGPANPRLRVALFSGCVQDFVYPEQMEAAARLFADHQVGLLFPMTQSCCGLPLQMMGEAKTSRDVALQNLRAFEAENADYIVTLCASCASHLKHNYPVLLADDPKLTEKVLAFTAKVIDFSSFAHDVLGLKAEDFAGDGKKATFHSPCHLCRGLGVHDAPRNLIRSAGLDYQEADESEVCCGFGGTFSAKFPEISAQLLGKKLDNVEKTGAEILLSDCPGCIMQLRGGLKKRGSTIVVQHTAEALANRRKGGSRG; this is encoded by the coding sequence ATGCAGAACGCCAAAGATCTCAAAGAATACCGAAAGGATATGCAGGAGGCCCTGGATAACACCTTTCTCCGCAAGACGCTTGACACCTTTGCCGTCGCCTATAGGGCAGGCAGGGCCAGGGCCTTTGCCGAATTCGACGTCAACCAGCTGGTGGCCGATGTTGCCTGCGCCAAGGACAGCGTTTTGCCGCGGCTAAACGAATTGTATCTGGAATTTAAAAAAAATGCCGAGAACGCCGGGGTGAAGGTCCATTTCGCCAAGGATGCCGATGAGGCCAATGCCCTGATCGCCAAGATCGCCGCGGATACCGGCTCAAAGAAGATCGTCAAATCGAAGTCGATGACCGCCGAGGAGACCCTTCTCAACCACGCTCTGGAAGACCACGGCCTGGAGGTGATCGAGACCGATCTCGGCGAATGGATCATCCAGCTCCGTCATGAAGGGCCGTCGCATATGGTCATGCCGGCCATTCACCTGTCGCGCTTCCAGGTCGGCGACCTGTTCAGCGATGTCACCGGCGCCAAGCAGGAGCCGGACATCGAAAAGCTGGTCAAGGTGGCGAGAAGGGAGCTGCGCGGCAAATTTGTTGAGGCCGATATGGGCATCACCGGCGCCAATTTTGCCATTGCCGAGACCGGGACCATCGGCCTTGTCACCAACGAGGGCAATGCCCGGCTGGTGACGACCCTGCCGCGGGTGCATGTCGCCCTGATGGGTATCGACAAGCTGGTGCCGAGCCTCAGCGACGCCCTGAAGATCCTCAAGGTCCTGCCGCGCAACGCCACCGGCCAGAATATCACCTCCTATGTCACCTGGATCACCGGTGCCAATGAGTGCGGCTCGGCGGCCGACAAGAAGAAGGAAATCCATTTTGTCGTCCTCGATAACGGCCGCCTGGAAATGGCCAAAGACCCGCTGTTTTCCCAGGTCTTCCGCTGCGTACGCTGCGGCGCCTGCGCCAATGTCTGCCCGGTTTACCGCATGGTCGGCGGCCATAAGATGGGGCATATCTATATCGGCGCTATCGGCCTGATCCTCACCTATTTCTTCCATGGTGCGGATAAGGCGAAAAATCTCGTACAGAACTGTATCAACTGCGAGGCCTGCAAGGATATCTGCGCCGGTGGCATCGACCTGCCGCGTCTTATCAAACAGGTGCATGTGCGCATCCAGGACAGTGAAGGGCATCCTTTGCCCAGTCTGCTGCTCGGGATGGTTATGAAAAACCGTAAACTCTTCCACACCCTGCTGCGCACCGCCAAATGGGCGCAGAAGCCGGTGGCGGGGGATGACGGCTTTATGCGCCACCTGCCGATGATGTTTTTCAAGGAGCACGATTTCAAGGCCTTGCCGACGGTTGCTGAAAAGGCCTTCCGTGACCGCTGGCCGGACCTGCCGCATGGCCCGGCAAATCCCCGCCTGCGGGTTGCCCTGTTCTCCGGCTGTGTTCAGGATTTTGTTTATCCCGAGCAGATGGAGGCGGCGGCCCGGCTGTTTGCCGACCATCAGGTGGGGCTGTTGTTTCCCATGACCCAGTCGTGCTGCGGGCTGCCCCTGCAGATGATGGGCGAGGCGAAGACCTCCCGCGACGTGGCTCTGCAGAATCTCCGTGCCTTTGAAGCGGAGAATGCCGACTATATTGTCACCCTCTGTGCCTCCTGCGCCTCGCACCTCAAGCATAACTATCCGGTGTTGCTGGCGGATGATCCAAAACTTACCGAGAAGGTCCTGGCCTTTACCGCCAAGGTCATCGATTTCTCGTCGTTTGCCCACGATGTCCTTGGTTTGAAGGCGGAAGACTTTGCCGGAGACGGCAAGAAAGCGACCTTCCATTCCCCTTGTCATCTCTGCCGGGGCCTCGGTGTCCATGATGCGCCGCGTAACCTGATCCGCTCCGCCGGTCTTGATTACCAGGAGGCCGACGAGTCGGAGGTCTGCTGCGGTTTTGGCGGCACCTTCTCGGCCAAGTTCCCGGAAATCTCCGCCCAGCTCCTCGGCAAAAAGCTCGACAACGTCGAAAAGACCGGCGCCGAGATCCTCCTCAGCGATTGCCCCGGCTGCATCATGCAGCTGCGTGGCGGCCTGAAGAAACGGGGCTCGACGATCGTTGTCCAGCATACCGCCGAGGCCCTGGCGAATAGAAGAAAAGGTGGGAGCAGGGGGTAA
- a CDS encoding phosphate/phosphite/phosphonate ABC transporter substrate-binding protein: protein MAPLPRILTALFIVCLAWGLSSCREREERVKVSLNKRQDITFRQQQPAITYACLPQYAHTESFQRHHLLVEYLTEETGLAIRQVFPETFDDHIKMFGQGKIDISFSNPFVYVRLANRFGAKAMARIIEEDGRAEFRGQIIARKDNKAVQTLKDCRGKSWVAVDPSSAGGYLFALGHFIDKGLNLGDFKEVVFAGGRQENVVLGVYAGLYDIGSIREGSLAVVKDKIDVSQIKVIENSRWYPGWVYASSPRLSPEVVEIIRTALLRLDYQQNPRHKAILDAAKCIGLVSSDDQDFEPVRDLSRKAGLYLD, encoded by the coding sequence ATGGCGCCCCTGCCCAGAATCCTTACCGCCCTTTTCATCGTTTGCCTTGCCTGGGGCCTATCCTCGTGCCGCGAACGCGAGGAGAGGGTCAAGGTTTCCCTTAATAAACGCCAGGATATTACCTTCCGGCAGCAACAACCCGCCATAACCTACGCCTGTCTTCCTCAGTACGCCCATACCGAATCCTTTCAACGCCACCACCTGCTGGTGGAATATCTTACCGAGGAGACCGGCCTCGCCATCCGCCAGGTGTTTCCCGAGACCTTTGACGATCACATAAAGATGTTCGGGCAGGGCAAGATCGACATCTCATTTTCTAATCCATTCGTTTATGTGCGGCTGGCCAACCGCTTTGGTGCCAAGGCCATGGCCCGGATCATCGAGGAGGACGGCCGCGCCGAGTTCCGCGGTCAGATCATAGCCCGCAAGGATAACAAGGCGGTGCAAACCCTCAAAGACTGCCGGGGTAAATCATGGGTGGCGGTTGATCCGTCATCGGCCGGCGGCTATCTCTTTGCCCTTGGACACTTTATCGATAAGGGCTTGAATCTGGGTGACTTCAAGGAGGTGGTCTTTGCCGGCGGCCGGCAGGAAAACGTTGTTCTCGGGGTATATGCCGGCCTGTACGATATCGGCTCGATACGGGAAGGTTCCTTGGCGGTGGTAAAGGACAAGATCGATGTCAGCCAGATTAAGGTGATCGAAAACTCCAGATGGTATCCGGGCTGGGTTTACGCCAGCAGCCCGAGGCTTTCTCCGGAGGTGGTTGAGATAATCAGGACTGCCCTGTTGCGCCTCGACTACCAACAAAACCCCCGGCACAAGGCGATTCTCGATGCGGCAAAGTGTATCGGCCTGGTTTCTTCCGATGACCAGGACTTTGAACCTGTTCGTGACCTGAGCAGAAAAGCGGGGCTTTATCTTGATTGA
- a CDS encoding metalloregulator ArsR/SmtB family transcription factor, giving the protein MNNDRCSCRIVHQDKVDLARTQGLEPTKIEGISNLFKACSDPGRLQILHALQQQEMCVCDLAALLGISESAVSHQLRLLRTMGLVANRREGVVLYYRLVDGRFAQLISLAGELLT; this is encoded by the coding sequence ATGAACAATGATCGCTGCAGTTGCCGGATTGTCCACCAGGACAAGGTGGACTTGGCGCGAACCCAGGGCCTGGAACCAACGAAAATTGAAGGAATCAGCAACCTGTTCAAGGCCTGTAGCGACCCCGGACGGCTGCAGATACTCCATGCCCTGCAGCAGCAGGAGATGTGTGTGTGCGATCTTGCGGCACTTTTAGGGATCTCGGAGTCGGCGGTGAGCCATCAATTGCGCCTCCTCAGAACCATGGGCCTGGTTGCCAACAGACGGGAAGGGGTCGTCCTCTATTACCGCCTGGTGGACGGGCGATTTGCACAACTCATAAGTTTGGCAGGTGAGCTGCTGACCTGA
- a CDS encoding SO_0444 family Cu/Zn efflux transporter yields the protein MLPAAASLKKQGANKGATAAFLVSTPESGVDSIAITYALLDPIMTVVRPVAALVSGIVAGLVENIWFWQKDADKAPAGDCRCPEDKSCGGDCSGENPANHHTLAEKLLEGLRFGYKEVWGDIAGWFFVGLFAAALITALVPGDLITTFLGGGVSSMLIMLVVGIPLYICASASTPVAAALIMKGVSPGAALVFLLVGPATNVTSIFVLNGILGKRGTAMYLAILSGCAVIFGLGLDALYLALGISVQASLGEASELLPEWMKLAAVAVLLGISVQPLTAALRKRFARKAAPSVFFSDFPAIHDHIGKPGQNPVAVHEKGHCGCGCGS from the coding sequence GTGCTGCCGGCGGCAGCATCCTTGAAAAAGCAGGGGGCCAATAAAGGTGCAACCGCAGCCTTTCTGGTCTCGACACCGGAATCGGGTGTCGATTCCATTGCCATAACCTACGCCCTCCTTGATCCGATTATGACCGTGGTGCGGCCGGTGGCGGCACTGGTGTCGGGGATTGTCGCGGGACTTGTCGAAAATATCTGGTTTTGGCAAAAGGATGCGGACAAGGCCCCGGCCGGGGACTGCAGATGCCCGGAAGACAAGAGCTGTGGCGGCGATTGTTCAGGTGAAAATCCTGCTAACCACCACACCCTGGCGGAAAAGTTGCTGGAAGGCCTGCGCTTTGGCTATAAGGAGGTTTGGGGCGATATTGCCGGCTGGTTCTTTGTCGGCCTGTTCGCAGCTGCCCTGATAACCGCCCTGGTGCCCGGCGACCTGATCACTACCTTTCTCGGTGGCGGGGTCAGTTCGATGTTGATCATGCTGGTGGTGGGTATTCCTCTGTATATCTGTGCATCGGCCTCGACGCCGGTGGCCGCCGCCCTCATTATGAAAGGGGTGAGTCCGGGGGCGGCCCTGGTGTTTCTGCTGGTCGGCCCGGCCACCAATGTTACCTCGATTTTTGTCCTCAACGGCATTCTCGGCAAGAGGGGGACGGCGATGTATCTGGCCATCCTGTCAGGCTGTGCCGTGATCTTTGGTCTTGGTCTTGACGCACTGTACCTGGCCTTGGGTATCTCCGTGCAGGCGTCCCTTGGCGAGGCATCCGAGCTTTTGCCGGAGTGGATGAAACTCGCCGCCGTGGCGGTGCTCCTGGGGATATCGGTACAACCACTGACGGCCGCCCTGCGTAAGAGGTTTGCCCGGAAGGCCGCACCGAGCGTGTTCTTCAGTGATTTTCCGGCAATACATGACCACATCGGGAAGCCCGGGCAGAACCCCGTGGCGGTGCATGAAAAAGGCCATTGCGGTTGTGGTTGCGGCAGTTGA